In the Desulfosporosinus acidiphilus SJ4 genome, AAATAGGAGGGGGTTGAACCAATAAAATCAATCTAATCAATTACTTAATAAGTGTTAAATTTAGTTATGTTTAATTTAATTAAATTAAATTAATAGTAAGTGAAGTGCCCTGTCAGCTGTCTACAACACTGACCAGGGCACTTATTTCTTGGGATGGATTTATGCACATTTTAAAACGTAATCCGCGCTTGCGTCTCCGCCGTTGGAATATCGCCCTATTAAAAGAGCCGTTTGGCGATGGTTATTTTCTCGATTTCTTTAGCTCCTTCGTAGATTTCGAGAATTTTAGCGTCGCGATAGAAACGCTGGATGTCGTATTCATCAATATAACCGTAGCCGCCGTGCATCTGCAGTGCTTTGTCGGTTACCCAGACGGCGGTTTCCCCGGCATAATATTTAGCCATGGCATTCAGTGAGGGATCTAACTGTCCATTGTCGGCTTTCCAAGCCGCTTTATAAATGATGTTGCGGGCTAATTCAATACGCATTGCCATTTCGGCTAACTGGAACTGAATTGCTTGGTTGGCAGCGAGTGGAAAGCCAAAGGTTTTTCGTTCCTGAACATATTTGAGAGCCAAATCTAAGGCTCCTTGAGCTAACCCTAAACCTTGGGAAGCAACCATAATGCGAGTCATATCAAAAAAATGCATGAGTTGGTGGAATCCGTTTCCTTCTTTGCCTACCAGGTTTTCCTGCGGGACTCTCACATCCTCAAAATTAATCTCAGCAGTGTCTGAGGCACGGATACCCATTTTGCCTTTAATTTTTGTGCGGGTGATTCCTGGGGTATTGGCATCGACTATTATCAAGCTATGTCGTCCGGTTTTCTTCGGTGTATCCGGGTTTGTGACACACAATGCTACCATATAGTCACAAATCGTCCCGTTGGTGATGAACATTTTACTGCCGTTAATCACATAATCGCTTCCATCTTTAACAGCTTTGGTGGTGGTTCCCGCTACATCACTGCCGGCGTTGGGCTCAGTGTAGGCTCCGGCAAAAATAGCCTGTCCTGTTGGGAGCAGTGAAAGGTACTTCTTTTTCTGTTCCTCAGTGCCGTAGTTCAGAATGTTTTCCGAACCAAAGGTTGCTGCCATGACGGCCAGGCCCAGCCCCATATCTATTCGAGACAGTTGTTCGGTGATCAGGGCTGTTTCCATCCATCCGCCGCCGGGGCCACCATACTCCTCGGGAATAGCAATTCCAACTAATCCGGCTTCACAGGCCTTTTGCCAGAGTTCGCGAGGGTATTTCTCTTCCCGGTCACATTCCTTGGCGAGGGGTTCAAATTCTTTAAGAGCAAATTTATAGGCTAGATTTTGAAAAGCTTTCTGCTCTTCGGATAATTCAAAGTTCACGTGTAAATCATCCTCCTTAAGAGTTGTTCTTTTTAAAATGCTTCTCAGACGCCGGTGCGAGAAGGTACTCCAGAAGTACAAGCTATTTCAGAGAAACGTTCCCGCAGAGCCGCTTTGTAGAACTTACCAACACTTGTTCTGGGAATGGCCTCAATAAATTTGATATAATCCGGGAGCCATAGTTTGGGTACTTTGTCTTTGAGAAAATCGAGGATGTCTTGAGCTGTCACATCCCCTTCATAGTTCTGGTTCAGAACCACACAAGCCAAGGGACGTTCATCCCACTTGGGATGTGGAATTGCTATCACGGCTGCTTCCGATACGGCGGGATGGCTCATGAGCGTATTTTCCAGGTCCAGAGAGGGTATCCATTCACCGCCGCTTTTGATGAGATCTTTACTGCGGTCGGCGATACTGACATATCCTTCTTCATCCACAGTCACTATGTCTCCTGTTCGCAGCCAGCCGTCGATAAAGGCCTCCTTAGAACGAACAGGATCCTTATAATACTCCTTGGCAATCCATGGTCCGCGCAGCAGAAGCTCGCCCATGGTTTTCCCGTCCCAAGGGATTTCCTTCCCCTTTTCTCCAATGACTTTCATTTCCAGTCCAGGTACGAGCAACCCTTGCTTGGCCGACAACCGGTATTTTTCTTCCAAGGAAAGATTCTTCATGGTGCTTTTGGGCCGCGAAACAAGAACCACAGGTGTCGTTTCGGTCATGCCATAGGCATGGAGAATGGAAACACCCAGCTTTTCATAGTAATTGCGGATTAAGGAGATAGTTGCGGCGGAACCGCCGTTAACCAATTGGCGGAGAGAGGAGGGATCATAACTTCCATTGGCCCATAACGGATAGGTTGCCATCCAGATGGTTGGTACTCCGGCTGCCATGGTTACTTTATAATCTTGGATGAGCTGACAAATATCTTCAGCCTGTGGGCGTGATCCGGGAAAAACCTGAGTTGTTCCCAGCCAAGTGCAGGCAAATGGTAATCCCCATGCATTGACATGAAACATGGGCACAAAGGGCAAGACACGATCTGATTCACGCAGATCCAAACAATCGGGCAGACAAGCCGACAGGCAATGGAGAACTAAAGCCCGGTGTGTATAGACTACCCCTTTGGGACTCCCGGTTGTAGCGGTGGTATAGCACATAGCGGCAGGGTCCCATTCAGAGATGTCCGGATATTGAAACGTTTCGTCGGCTTCAGCCAGAAGTGCTTCATAAGAAAGCGGATTCTCGAGGCCGCAGGCTGGAATATCTAAGGTGTCGGACAGCACAATGATCCGTTCCACAGTGGTTAACTGATCCCGAAAGCTCTCCAGCAGAGGGACAAGGTCTTTGTCCACAAAAATTACTTTATCTTCAGCATGATTAATAATGTAGACCAGTTGGTCCGTTCCAAGCCGTAAATTCAGGGTATGAAGGACTCCTCCGCTAATAGGGACGGCAAAATAGAGTTCAAGGTGGCGATGATGATTCCAAGCAAGAGTGCCCACGCGATCTCCCTTGGTGATTCCCAGATCTTTGAGGACGTTGGCAAGTTGAAGAGTTCGTTTGTAGAAATCGCCGTAAGTATAGTGAAAGATTCCGGAAAAATCCCGTGAGATAATTTCCTTCTTGGCATAGAGACTTGAAGCCCGTTCAAGAATGGCTCGCAAGGTGAGATCATAGGCCATCATAATGCATCACTCCTTAGCTTAATATTACTAAGTCTATTCTGAATATTTGCAATATATATGCCAAGAGCCGGTCTCTCAATTTGTCAGTATTCGAGGTGTTACTGACACTTGATAAAATGTCCTTTTTGTTGTCAACTGTCCGTTATAAAGGACACCTATTCTTTTAGGATTATTTTTAAGGGAAGAGTAATTATTGGCTCTTATGTCTAAGCAAAAGAGTAAAGATGATGGCATAGTA is a window encoding:
- a CDS encoding long-chain fatty acid--CoA ligase; the encoded protein is MMAYDLTLRAILERASSLYAKKEIISRDFSGIFHYTYGDFYKRTLQLANVLKDLGITKGDRVGTLAWNHHRHLELYFAVPISGGVLHTLNLRLGTDQLVYIINHAEDKVIFVDKDLVPLLESFRDQLTTVERIIVLSDTLDIPACGLENPLSYEALLAEADETFQYPDISEWDPAAMCYTTATTGSPKGVVYTHRALVLHCLSACLPDCLDLRESDRVLPFVPMFHVNAWGLPFACTWLGTTQVFPGSRPQAEDICQLIQDYKVTMAAGVPTIWMATYPLWANGSYDPSSLRQLVNGGSAATISLIRNYYEKLGVSILHAYGMTETTPVVLVSRPKSTMKNLSLEEKYRLSAKQGLLVPGLEMKVIGEKGKEIPWDGKTMGELLLRGPWIAKEYYKDPVRSKEAFIDGWLRTGDIVTVDEEGYVSIADRSKDLIKSGGEWIPSLDLENTLMSHPAVSEAAVIAIPHPKWDERPLACVVLNQNYEGDVTAQDILDFLKDKVPKLWLPDYIKFIEAIPRTSVGKFYKAALRERFSEIACTSGVPSRTGV
- a CDS encoding acyl-CoA dehydrogenase family protein; its protein translation is MNFELSEEQKAFQNLAYKFALKEFEPLAKECDREEKYPRELWQKACEAGLVGIAIPEEYGGPGGGWMETALITEQLSRIDMGLGLAVMAATFGSENILNYGTEEQKKKYLSLLPTGQAIFAGAYTEPNAGSDVAGTTTKAVKDGSDYVINGSKMFITNGTICDYMVALCVTNPDTPKKTGRHSLIIVDANTPGITRTKIKGKMGIRASDTAEINFEDVRVPQENLVGKEGNGFHQLMHFFDMTRIMVASQGLGLAQGALDLALKYVQERKTFGFPLAANQAIQFQLAEMAMRIELARNIIYKAAWKADNGQLDPSLNAMAKYYAGETAVWVTDKALQMHGGYGYIDEYDIQRFYRDAKILEIYEGAKEIEKITIAKRLF